One genomic segment of Nocardia spumae includes these proteins:
- a CDS encoding citrate synthase 2 has translation MTTSAAAPTGPAVPPDFVSGLEGVVAFTTDIAEPDKDGGALRYRGVDIEDLVGNHVTFGDVWALLVDGRFGQGLPPAEPFPLPVHTGDVRVDVQAGLAMLAPIWGYEPLLDIDDATARENLARASVMALSYVAQSARGIYQPAVPQKEIDESATITERFMRRWKGDPDPRHTEAIDAYWVSAAEHGMNASTFTARVIASTGADVAASLSGAIGAMSGPLHGGAPARVLPMIEEVEKTGDARALVKGILDRKEKLMGFGHRVYRAEDPRARVLRATAKRLDAPRYEVAAALEQAALAELRERRPDRAIETNVEFWAAVILDFAEVPAHMMPAMFTCGRTAGWCAHILEQKQLGKLVRPAAIYTGPAPRTPESVPGWDTIVR, from the coding sequence ATGACTACCAGCGCTGCGGCTCCGACTGGTCCGGCCGTGCCCCCCGATTTCGTCAGTGGCCTGGAAGGCGTGGTGGCATTCACCACCGATATCGCCGAGCCCGACAAGGACGGCGGCGCGCTGCGCTACCGGGGTGTGGACATCGAGGACCTGGTCGGCAACCACGTCACCTTCGGTGATGTGTGGGCGTTGCTGGTCGACGGTCGCTTCGGGCAGGGCCTGCCGCCGGCCGAGCCTTTCCCGCTGCCGGTCCACACCGGCGACGTCCGCGTCGACGTGCAGGCGGGTCTGGCCATGCTCGCCCCGATCTGGGGATACGAGCCGTTACTCGATATCGACGACGCCACCGCTCGCGAGAACCTCGCGCGCGCGTCGGTGATGGCGCTGTCCTATGTCGCCCAGTCCGCGCGCGGCATCTATCAGCCCGCCGTGCCGCAGAAGGAGATCGACGAATCCGCCACCATCACCGAACGCTTCATGCGGCGGTGGAAGGGTGATCCGGATCCGCGCCATACCGAGGCCATCGACGCCTACTGGGTCTCGGCCGCCGAGCACGGAATGAACGCCTCCACCTTCACCGCCCGGGTCATCGCCTCGACCGGTGCGGATGTCGCCGCCAGCCTCTCGGGTGCGATCGGCGCGATGTCCGGTCCGCTGCACGGCGGAGCTCCGGCGCGGGTGCTGCCGATGATCGAAGAGGTCGAGAAGACCGGCGACGCACGCGCTCTGGTGAAGGGCATCCTGGATCGCAAGGAGAAGCTGATGGGCTTCGGGCACCGGGTCTACCGGGCCGAGGACCCGCGCGCTCGTGTCCTGCGGGCTACCGCGAAGCGGCTCGACGCGCCGCGCTACGAGGTGGCCGCCGCGCTCGAGCAGGCCGCGCTGGCCGAACTGCGGGAGCGCCGCCCGGACCGTGCCATCGAGACCAATGTCGAATTCTGGGCCGCGGTGATCCTGGACTTCGCCGAGGTGCCGGCGCACATGATGCCGGCGATGTTCACCTGTGGCCGGACCGCGGGCTGGTGTGCGCACATCCTCGAGCAGAAGCAACTGGGCAAACTGGTGCGCCCCGCCGCCATCTACACCGGTCCGGCACCGCGCACGCCGGAGAGCGTACCGGGCTGGGACACCATCGTCCGGTAG
- the pdxH gene encoding pyridoxamine 5'-phosphate oxidase yields MRAEYGGDDDLSESWLADGWEPLLRNWIELATSAGITEPNAMVLATVELTDGGPRPASRTVLCKGLSAEGVTFYTNYDSAKGDQLHAVPYASATFAWPKLGRQVTVRGRVDQVSSEVTTVYWRSRPRNSQLGAWASHQSRTVASRADLDRALSDVTARFEGVAQIPVPANWGGYILRPEQVEFWQGRRSRLHNRIRVTLPDGAAATAAARVERLQP; encoded by the coding sequence ATGCGCGCCGAATACGGCGGCGATGACGATCTGAGCGAGAGCTGGCTGGCCGACGGCTGGGAACCGTTGCTGCGCAATTGGATCGAGCTGGCCACCAGCGCCGGTATCACCGAACCCAATGCCATGGTGCTGGCCACCGTCGAGCTCACCGACGGCGGTCCGCGCCCGGCCTCACGTACCGTCCTGTGCAAGGGACTGTCGGCCGAGGGTGTGACTTTCTACACGAATTACGACTCCGCGAAGGGTGACCAACTCCACGCCGTGCCCTATGCGTCGGCCACTTTCGCGTGGCCGAAACTCGGTCGGCAGGTGACGGTGCGGGGCCGGGTGGACCAGGTCTCCTCGGAGGTGACGACCGTGTACTGGCGGTCGCGCCCGCGGAATTCACAGCTCGGCGCATGGGCCTCGCACCAGTCCCGGACGGTGGCCTCGCGGGCGGATCTCGATCGAGCGTTGTCCGACGTCACCGCGCGTTTCGAAGGTGTGGCGCAGATTCCGGTCCCGGCGAACTGGGGTGGTTACATCCTGCGTCCGGAACAGGTCGAATTCTGGCAGGGCCGACGCAGCCGCCTGCACAACCGCATCCGCGTGACGCTGCCCGATGGCGCCGCCGCGACGGCCGCGGCACGCGTCGAACGCCTGCAACCCTGA
- a CDS encoding MFS transporter, with the protein MKVLADVAPLRNLDYRRLWVTNIVTVVGAQLSVVAVPQQIYQITGSSGYVGLAGVFGLVPLIVFGLWGGAVADVMDRRTLLLITSTGTGLTSVLFWLQAAAGVGNVWLVLGLFSVQQAFFAMNQPTRAAIIPRLLPGELLPAANSLNMTVMQFGAIAGPVAAGALIPVTGLSTLYLIDSIALLATLWAVWRLPAIPPTGSVRRAGLGTVIEGFSYLATQPILLASFAVDIIAMVFGMPRALFPEMAHDTFGDPVTGGVALGLLFAAMSAGAVAGGVFSGWLSHVRRQGLAVVVCIALWGVAMIGFGVAVGATGHRLSVDAGLWIALAFLAFGGAVDMFSAALRSSMLQQVATDDMRGRLQGVFTVVVAGGPRIGDVAHGFTAAAMGTAAAAAGGGVLVVIGVVVAAAIFPAFVRYRVPRVHAEIPAGQPQ; encoded by the coding sequence GTGAAGGTCCTCGCCGACGTCGCACCGCTGCGTAATCTCGACTACCGGCGGCTCTGGGTCACCAATATCGTCACCGTCGTCGGCGCCCAGCTCTCGGTCGTCGCCGTGCCGCAGCAGATCTACCAAATCACGGGCAGCTCCGGCTATGTCGGCCTGGCCGGCGTCTTCGGCCTGGTGCCGCTGATCGTCTTCGGCCTGTGGGGCGGCGCGGTCGCCGATGTGATGGACCGCCGCACCCTGCTGCTGATCACCAGCACCGGCACGGGGTTGACCTCGGTCCTGTTCTGGTTGCAGGCCGCGGCCGGGGTCGGCAACGTCTGGCTGGTCCTCGGACTGTTCTCGGTACAGCAGGCTTTCTTCGCGATGAACCAGCCGACCCGCGCCGCGATCATCCCGCGCCTGCTGCCCGGCGAACTACTCCCCGCCGCCAACTCGCTGAACATGACCGTGATGCAGTTCGGCGCCATCGCGGGTCCGGTGGCGGCGGGTGCGCTGATTCCGGTCACCGGCCTGTCGACGCTCTATCTGATCGACTCGATCGCACTGCTGGCCACCTTGTGGGCGGTGTGGCGGCTGCCCGCCATCCCCCCGACCGGTTCGGTGCGGCGGGCCGGGTTGGGCACGGTGATCGAGGGTTTCAGTTATCTGGCGACCCAGCCGATCCTGCTGGCCTCGTTCGCGGTCGACATCATCGCGATGGTGTTCGGCATGCCGCGCGCCCTGTTCCCCGAGATGGCCCACGACACCTTCGGCGATCCCGTCACCGGCGGTGTAGCACTGGGACTGCTGTTCGCCGCGATGTCGGCGGGTGCGGTCGCGGGCGGCGTCTTCTCCGGATGGCTCAGTCATGTGCGACGCCAGGGCCTGGCCGTGGTGGTCTGCATCGCGCTCTGGGGCGTGGCGATGATCGGGTTCGGCGTCGCGGTCGGCGCCACCGGACATCGGTTGAGTGTCGATGCCGGACTGTGGATCGCCTTGGCCTTCTTGGCATTCGGCGGCGCGGTCGACATGTTCTCCGCGGCCCTGCGCAGCAGCATGCTGCAGCAGGTGGCCACCGACGATATGCGCGGGCGGCTGCAGGGCGTCTTCACCGTGGTGGTCGCGGGCGGACCGCGCATCGGTGATGTTGCCCACGGTTTCACCGCTGCGGCCATGGGTACCGCGGCGGCCGCCGCCGGCGGCGGGGTGCTCGTGGTGATCGGCGTGGTGGTCGCCGCGGCGATCTTCCCGGCCTTCGTCCGCTACCGAGTTCCCCGCGTCCACGCCGAAATTCCGGCCGGACAACCCCAATGA
- a CDS encoding citrate synthase gives MPAENITSDANGDAKPVLSYPGGEYAMTVAQAVEGNDGIDLGKLLASTGYVTYDPGFTNTAPTKSAITYIDGEAGILRYRGYPIEQLAASSTFIEVSYLLIYGELPTQAQLEDFTDRIRRHTLLHEDLKRFFDGFPRNAHPMPVLSSAVNALSAYYQDSLDPRDPEQVELSTIRLLAKLPTIAAYSYKKSVGQPFLYPDNSLSLVENFLRMTFGFPAEPYEVDPEVAAALDMLLILHADHEQNCSTSTVRLVGSSDANLFTSVSGGINALWGPLHGGANQAVLEMLDGIKANINGGTVDAAVKEFIRKVKNKEDGVKLMGFGHRVYRNYDPRATIVKKTADQILGKLGVQDPLLDIAKALEEAALTDSYFVDRRLYPNVDFYTGVIYRAMGFPTRMFTVLFAMGRLPGWIAHWREMHSEPLKIGRPRQIYTGYGARDYDDIAGR, from the coding sequence GTGCCCGCTGAGAACATCACTTCGGACGCCAACGGCGACGCCAAGCCGGTACTTTCCTACCCTGGCGGCGAATACGCCATGACCGTCGCCCAGGCCGTCGAAGGCAACGACGGAATCGACCTGGGCAAGCTGCTGGCCAGCACCGGATACGTGACCTACGACCCGGGCTTCACCAACACCGCGCCGACCAAGTCCGCGATCACCTACATCGACGGTGAAGCGGGCATCCTGCGCTACCGCGGCTACCCGATCGAGCAGCTGGCCGCGAGCTCGACCTTCATCGAGGTCAGCTACCTGCTCATCTACGGCGAGCTGCCGACCCAGGCGCAGCTCGAGGACTTCACCGACCGGATCCGCCGGCACACTCTGCTGCACGAGGATCTGAAGCGGTTCTTCGACGGCTTCCCGCGCAACGCGCACCCGATGCCGGTGCTGTCGTCGGCGGTCAACGCGCTGTCGGCCTACTACCAGGATTCGCTGGACCCGCGCGATCCCGAACAGGTCGAGCTGTCCACCATCCGCCTGCTGGCCAAGCTGCCCACCATCGCGGCCTACTCCTACAAGAAGTCGGTCGGCCAGCCGTTCCTCTACCCGGACAACTCGCTGAGCCTGGTGGAGAACTTCCTGCGGATGACCTTCGGCTTCCCGGCCGAGCCCTACGAGGTCGACCCCGAGGTCGCCGCCGCGCTGGACATGCTGCTGATCCTGCACGCCGACCACGAGCAGAACTGCTCCACCTCGACCGTGCGCCTGGTCGGCTCCTCCGACGCCAACCTGTTCACCTCGGTATCCGGCGGTATCAACGCGCTGTGGGGCCCGCTGCACGGCGGCGCCAACCAGGCCGTGCTGGAAATGCTGGACGGCATCAAGGCCAACATCAACGGCGGCACCGTCGACGCCGCGGTCAAGGAGTTCATCCGCAAGGTCAAGAACAAGGAAGACGGGGTGAAGCTCATGGGCTTCGGCCACCGCGTCTACCGCAACTACGACCCGCGCGCGACCATCGTCAAGAAGACCGCCGACCAGATCCTCGGCAAACTGGGCGTGCAGGACCCGCTGCTCGATATCGCCAAGGCGCTGGAAGAGGCGGCCCTGACCGACTCCTACTTCGTCGATCGCCGCCTGTACCCGAACGTCGACTTCTACACCGGCGTGATCTACCGGGCCATGGGCTTCCCGACCCGCATGTTCACCGTGCTGTTCGCGATGGGCCGGCTGCCCGGCTGGATCGCCCACTGGCGCGAGATGCACAGCGAGCCGCTGAAGATCGGCCGCCCGCGCCAGATCTACACCGGCTACGGCGCCCGCGACTACGACGATATCGCCGGTCGCTGA
- a CDS encoding GNAT family N-acetyltransferase has product MAIASGITLRPATEEDVPAIGLLLSNAFGVPPKENPVVTQQRLRLFPVERAIVAVDGDRVVGHTRDTTMTLTVPGGHAVEVSGVAGVAVAPTHRRRGILRAMYTELHQRTEVAGLPLTIFTASAATIYGRFGYGPCVVENRVTIDRRFAEFLPTAPDPGGVELISLDDAIPLVPAIYDRWRQLVPGAQARPHPAWLIQLVAGGGQDVLFALTHPDGYALYRYDNSEPGNLTAEVVELRAITPEAHAALWRALLGLDLVRTVTATISDDDPLPYLLTDSRLVRTTSRHDGLWARPMDIPAALSARDYRSDLDIVVSVIDPFRDAGGTFALRARDGRAECEATIRTPDVELGIDVLGSLYLGAHSARTFAAANRLQVKDSRVLAEMDHAFRGERGAVLGWFF; this is encoded by the coding sequence ATGGCGATCGCATCCGGGATAACGCTGAGGCCCGCGACCGAAGAGGATGTTCCGGCCATCGGGCTGCTGCTGTCGAACGCGTTCGGCGTTCCGCCCAAGGAGAATCCCGTCGTCACCCAGCAGCGGCTGCGGCTGTTCCCGGTCGAGCGCGCCATCGTGGCCGTGGACGGCGATCGCGTGGTCGGGCACACCAGGGACACCACGATGACGCTGACCGTGCCCGGCGGGCACGCCGTCGAGGTCAGCGGCGTAGCGGGCGTCGCCGTGGCTCCCACCCATCGCCGGCGCGGGATTCTGCGCGCGATGTACACCGAATTGCATCAACGTACGGAGGTCGCCGGACTGCCACTGACCATCTTCACCGCCAGCGCTGCCACCATCTACGGCCGCTTCGGGTACGGGCCGTGTGTGGTGGAGAACCGGGTGACCATCGATCGGCGGTTCGCCGAATTCCTGCCCACCGCACCGGATCCCGGCGGGGTGGAACTGATCTCACTCGATGACGCGATCCCCCTCGTGCCCGCGATCTACGATCGCTGGCGGCAGCTCGTCCCCGGCGCGCAGGCCCGGCCGCATCCGGCGTGGCTGATTCAGCTGGTCGCCGGCGGCGGCCAGGACGTCCTGTTCGCGCTCACCCACCCCGACGGCTACGCCCTGTACCGCTACGACAACTCCGAGCCGGGGAACCTGACGGCCGAGGTGGTGGAATTGCGCGCGATCACCCCCGAGGCGCACGCCGCCCTGTGGCGCGCGTTGCTGGGCCTGGATCTGGTGCGGACCGTCACGGCCACCATCAGCGACGACGACCCCCTCCCCTATCTCCTCACCGACTCTCGCCTGGTCCGCACAACCAGTCGCCACGACGGGCTGTGGGCACGGCCGATGGACATCCCCGCCGCGCTGTCCGCCCGCGACTACCGATCCGACTTGGATATCGTTGTCTCCGTGATCGATCCGTTCCGGGACGCCGGGGGCACGTTCGCCCTGCGGGCCCGCGACGGCCGGGCCGAATGCGAGGCGACCATCCGCACCCCCGATGTGGAACTCGGTATCGACGTGCTCGGCAGTCTCTATCTCGGCGCCCATTCCGCTCGCACGTTCGCGGCCGCGAACCGATTGCAGGTCAAGGATTCCCGGGTGCTGGCGGAGATGGATCACGCATTCCGCGGCGAACGGGGAGCGGTGCTCGGCTGGTTCTTCTGA
- a CDS encoding YccF domain-containing protein: MRFVLNVLWLVFAGFWLAVGYFLAGIICCILIITIPFGIASFRIGAYVLWPFGREVVQKPDAGAPSLIGNIIWVIFAGFWLAIGHLATSIPLFISIIGIPFGWANLKLIPVSLMPLGREIVPSERAFMA, translated from the coding sequence ATCCGGTTCGTGCTGAATGTGCTCTGGCTGGTCTTCGCCGGGTTCTGGCTGGCGGTCGGCTATTTTCTGGCCGGAATCATCTGCTGCATCCTGATCATCACCATTCCGTTCGGAATCGCCTCGTTCCGGATCGGCGCCTACGTGCTGTGGCCGTTCGGGCGCGAAGTGGTGCAGAAACCGGATGCGGGCGCGCCGTCGCTGATCGGCAACATCATCTGGGTGATCTTCGCGGGGTTCTGGCTGGCGATCGGACATCTGGCCACCAGTATTCCGCTGTTCATCTCGATCATCGGCATCCCGTTCGGCTGGGCCAACCTCAAGTTGATCCCCGTCTCCCTGATGCCGCTCGGCCGCGAGATCGTCCCCAGCGAACGGGCTTTCATGGCCTGA
- a CDS encoding MarR family winged helix-turn-helix transcriptional regulator — protein sequence MTTPSDIRALAGELSLAVVRLTRHLRGRRSDAQISLTQLSALATLARDGAMTPGVLAAKERVQPPSMTRVIASLSDLNLVNRDPHPTDGRQVIVSLSDAGKALIQDENSAREAWMFDQLSGLSPDQLRVLDDAVTIMKQLVADSE from the coding sequence GTGACAACGCCTTCCGATATCCGCGCGCTCGCCGGTGAACTGTCCCTGGCGGTCGTGCGATTGACGCGACATCTGCGTGGCCGCCGCAGCGACGCCCAGATTTCGCTCACTCAACTGTCGGCCCTGGCGACCCTGGCCCGGGACGGGGCGATGACTCCCGGCGTGCTCGCGGCCAAGGAGCGGGTGCAGCCGCCCTCGATGACCCGGGTCATCGCCTCGTTGTCGGATCTGAATCTGGTCAATCGCGACCCGCATCCCACCGACGGCCGCCAGGTCATCGTGTCGCTGTCGGATGCCGGTAAGGCGCTGATCCAGGACGAGAACAGCGCCCGGGAGGCGTGGATGTTCGACCAGCTGTCCGGGCTGAGTCCCGACCAGTTGCGGGTGCTCGACGACGCGGTCACGATCATGAAGCAACTGGTCGCCGACTCAGAATAG
- a CDS encoding DUF2530 domain-containing protein, with product MTPDVPEIPPRLTDPRPVLAVGSLVWLVATVVVWCNDSWADARPICLMGLGVGLLGYGIFVIQRRGSRRGDKGAQKGL from the coding sequence GTGACACCCGATGTCCCCGAGATTCCGCCGCGGCTGACCGATCCGCGTCCCGTACTGGCCGTCGGCAGTCTGGTCTGGCTGGTGGCGACGGTCGTGGTCTGGTGCAACGACAGCTGGGCCGACGCCCGGCCGATCTGCCTCATGGGGCTCGGGGTCGGACTGCTCGGCTACGGCATTTTCGTGATTCAGCGCCGAGGTTCGCGCCGCGGCGACAAAGGCGCCCAGAAAGGGCTCTGA
- a CDS encoding TetR/AcrR family transcriptional regulator, translating into MSSRLSVEERRAHLIEAAIGLAEKKGVAGVTTRDVAQAAGVSLGVVHYCFENKDALMTELVKALSMELRDSVETDETVWQEVGSGKDSLQNLVRASLELLWLNIESTPHRQLLTYETTTYALRESEQTPAKLAIAREQYIFNDSTVADVLEHARVATGTEWRIPVQTLSRFTLNVIDGVVLRWLVDDDSAAVRAQLDVLSEMITTYAK; encoded by the coding sequence GTGTCCTCCCGATTGAGCGTCGAAGAACGGCGAGCCCACCTTATCGAGGCGGCCATCGGCCTGGCCGAGAAAAAGGGCGTGGCCGGAGTTACCACGCGCGATGTCGCGCAAGCGGCCGGAGTTTCGCTCGGTGTGGTGCACTACTGTTTCGAGAACAAAGATGCGTTGATGACCGAACTGGTCAAAGCGCTGTCGATGGAATTGCGAGATTCCGTCGAGACCGATGAAACAGTCTGGCAGGAAGTCGGAAGCGGAAAAGACTCCCTTCAAAATCTGGTGCGCGCCAGCCTGGAACTGCTGTGGCTGAACATCGAATCCACACCGCATCGGCAACTGCTCACCTACGAAACCACCACCTACGCATTACGCGAAAGCGAGCAGACCCCGGCGAAACTCGCGATCGCGCGCGAACAGTACATTTTCAACGACTCCACCGTCGCCGACGTGCTGGAGCACGCCCGGGTCGCCACCGGAACCGAATGGCGAATTCCGGTGCAGACGCTGAGCCGATTCACCCTGAACGTCATCGACGGCGTCGTCCTGCGCTGGCTGGTCGACGACGACAGCGCCGCGGTGCGCGCTCAACTCGACGTCCTGTCGGAGATGATCACCACCTACGCGAAGTAG
- a CDS encoding sacsin N-terminal ATP-binding-like domain-containing protein, which produces MLTAWRNSPTRLREDAATEADLVGAGYRDRLLTELAQNAADAAVKAGVAGRMSVRLSGRALHIANTGAPLDLSGVHALTALRASGKSGTAVGRFGVGFTAVLSAGEEIEFRSTTGSLRFSRAQTLAELREHGIDIPAAEDGPGVPVLRLAWSVAAAPEAGFDSEIVVWLREDIDAEALLASMRAETVDLLVELPGLHSIRIGDDESWRSVDDFADGLQQIRVTAPSGEDHRWWQYTTGRARWLLPLRDGRAVAAGPDVLRAPTRTDEELSLPALIIADIALQPDRRRLMPGARVAELARGYADFARALPVADRPILVPSPGFARSEADAVLREALVAQLREQPWLPVVATSTEIIDGVAPDDAVAAPVRASVFLGVTDELAILLADVVGPLVVAELSGRATADRLAVLDVHRIGLARIAELTGAVQRPPQWWYSLYDALDPFVTDPLAAEELGALAVPLSDGRVVTGPRTVVFDDQLDDAVAVPWARLVHPEAAHDLLGRLGAQQAGVEDLLNDPALRAELDHRPDDEELRESVLGLAAHLPPDTTLPTWLGALELPDDTGELRPADELLLPDAPLAEVLIADSPFGTLEAEVAQRYPAAALRAVGVGWGFTVVTETDPTGPDHDLDDEDRWWQGLPEDPPEFAAVRDLDLVDDEAWPRALRLLLSEPATRRLLADRDGYTTWWLRRHARIGGRPLGVFHSGSDPVFAGLLPELPGFSVSELPALDTVLADPAGITPPLAIALLEALADPAKTPSPEAVSQTHRRLAAAVPHLDLDEIGVPERVRALSGAVIDPDRALVLDRPWLGLALPPDRLVAGDIEHAAELATLLDVAAASEAVRAEVLGAGRRTSWVDEPLGVLLRLQFGLPPLSGELVLHDRLEVRLSGAYEATAAVPWWRDGDTTHVQRQPSPR; this is translated from the coding sequence GTGCTCACCGCGTGGCGGAATTCGCCGACGCGGCTGCGCGAGGACGCGGCCACCGAGGCGGATCTGGTCGGGGCCGGATATCGCGATCGACTGCTCACCGAGCTGGCGCAGAACGCCGCCGACGCCGCGGTCAAGGCGGGCGTCGCGGGGCGGATGTCGGTGCGGCTGAGTGGCCGCGCGCTGCATATCGCCAATACCGGTGCGCCATTGGACCTGTCGGGTGTGCACGCGCTCACCGCGCTGCGGGCGTCGGGTAAATCCGGAACGGCGGTCGGCCGGTTCGGGGTGGGCTTCACCGCGGTGTTGTCCGCTGGTGAGGAGATCGAATTCCGTTCCACCACCGGTTCGTTGCGATTCTCCCGCGCTCAGACGCTGGCCGAGTTGCGCGAGCACGGCATCGACATTCCCGCCGCCGAGGACGGTCCGGGCGTACCGGTGCTGCGCCTGGCGTGGTCGGTCGCCGCCGCGCCGGAAGCGGGTTTCGACAGCGAGATCGTGGTGTGGTTGCGCGAGGACATCGACGCCGAGGCATTGCTCGCGTCGATGCGCGCCGAAACGGTCGATCTGCTCGTGGAACTGCCGGGCCTGCATTCCATCCGGATCGGGGACGACGAATCCTGGCGGTCGGTCGACGATTTCGCCGACGGCCTGCAGCAGATCCGCGTCACCGCCCCCTCCGGTGAGGATCATCGCTGGTGGCAGTACACCACCGGGCGGGCGCGGTGGTTGTTGCCACTGCGCGACGGCCGGGCGGTGGCGGCCGGGCCGGATGTGCTGCGCGCGCCGACTCGCACCGACGAGGAACTGTCGCTGCCGGCGCTGATCATCGCCGATATCGCACTGCAGCCGGACCGGCGGCGCCTGATGCCCGGGGCACGAGTCGCCGAATTGGCGCGGGGCTATGCCGATTTCGCGCGCGCGCTGCCCGTCGCCGACCGTCCGATCCTGGTGCCGTCTCCCGGTTTCGCGCGGAGCGAGGCCGACGCGGTACTGCGCGAGGCGCTGGTGGCGCAGCTGCGGGAGCAGCCCTGGCTGCCCGTCGTCGCCACCTCGACGGAGATCATCGACGGTGTCGCGCCCGACGACGCGGTCGCCGCCCCGGTGCGGGCGAGCGTATTCCTCGGTGTCACCGACGAACTCGCGATTCTGCTGGCGGATGTAGTGGGGCCGCTGGTCGTGGCGGAGCTGTCCGGTCGCGCCACCGCCGACCGGCTGGCCGTCCTGGATGTGCATCGCATCGGCCTGGCCCGGATCGCCGAATTGACCGGCGCGGTCCAGCGGCCGCCGCAGTGGTGGTACTCGCTCTACGACGCCCTGGATCCGTTCGTGACCGATCCGCTCGCCGCCGAGGAGTTGGGTGCGCTGGCGGTGCCGCTGTCGGACGGCCGGGTGGTCACCGGACCCCGCACCGTCGTCTTCGACGATCAGCTCGACGATGCCGTGGCCGTGCCCTGGGCCCGGCTGGTCCATCCGGAAGCCGCGCACGATCTACTCGGCCGTCTCGGCGCCCAGCAGGCCGGCGTGGAGGATCTGCTGAACGATCCGGCACTGCGCGCCGAACTGGATCATCGGCCCGACGACGAGGAGCTGCGGGAGTCGGTGCTGGGCCTGGCGGCGCATCTGCCGCCGGACACCACGCTGCCCACCTGGTTGGGCGCGCTCGAACTCCCCGACGACACCGGGGAACTGCGGCCGGCCGACGAATTGCTGCTCCCGGATGCGCCGCTAGCCGAGGTACTGATCGCCGATTCCCCGTTCGGCACCCTCGAGGCCGAAGTGGCACAGCGTTATCCGGCAGCCGCACTGCGGGCGGTCGGCGTCGGCTGGGGTTTCACGGTGGTCACCGAAACCGATCCGACCGGGCCCGATCACGACCTCGACGACGAGGACCGCTGGTGGCAGGGGTTGCCCGAGGATCCACCGGAGTTCGCCGCGGTGCGGGATCTGGACCTGGTCGACGACGAGGCGTGGCCGCGCGCGCTGCGGTTGCTGCTGTCGGAACCGGCCACCCGCCGTCTGCTGGCCGATCGCGACGGCTACACCACCTGGTGGTTGCGGCGGCACGCGCGGATCGGTGGACGACCGCTCGGCGTGTTCCATTCCGGTTCGGATCCGGTGTTCGCCGGTTTGCTGCCGGAGCTGCCGGGCTTCTCCGTCTCGGAGCTACCGGCGCTGGATACCGTGCTGGCCGATCCGGCCGGCATTACCCCTCCATTGGCGATCGCGCTGCTCGAGGCCCTGGCCGATCCGGCGAAAACCCCGTCGCCGGAAGCTGTTTCGCAGACGCATCGCCGGCTCGCGGCGGCCGTGCCGCATCTGGATCTGGACGAGATCGGGGTGCCGGAGCGCGTCCGCGCACTCTCCGGTGCGGTGATCGACCCGGATCGTGCGCTGGTACTCGACCGTCCGTGGCTGGGTCTGGCACTGCCGCCGGACCGGCTGGTCGCCGGGGATATCGAACATGCCGCTGAGCTGGCGACCCTGCTCGATGTGGCCGCGGCATCGGAGGCCGTGCGGGCCGAGGTGCTCGGTGCGGGCCGACGAACCAGCTGGGTCGACGAACCGCTCGGTGTGCTGTTGCGATTGCAGTTCGGACTGCCGCCGCTGTCCGGAGAACTGGTGCTGCACGATCGGCTCGAGGTGCGGCTGTCCGGTGCCTACGAGGCCACCGCGGCCGTGCCGTGGTGGCGCGACGGCGACACCACACACGTGCAGCGCCAGCCCAGCCCGCGCTGA